One genomic window of Denticeps clupeoides chromosome 14, fDenClu1.1, whole genome shotgun sequence includes the following:
- the cd2ap gene encoding CD2-associated protein isoform X1, giving the protein MVEVVVEYEYEAQHEDELTLRLGDVIKNVRRLDEDGWMEGDLNGRRGVFPDNFVKELRRDSREDAKEPKEAREESPITRRASGNVASLVQRISTYGIPAGGFQPHSQPRGSKKKGKKRQCRVHFEYLPQNEDELELKVGDVIEVAEEVEEGWWSGSMNGKFGLFPSNFVKEMEPGEDAESPDVSDEPDNSASTTPTSPHPGNGVIAQPKKVKGVGFGDIFSQGSVKLKPRTPSEAEEKKEKPIPSLPSGAKPVLPNPTESPKVEGESRAKAKEFCKATYPYEATNQDELDFKEGDVIHILSKDTGEVGWWKGEIGGREGVFPDNFVALISDADKEAATKGSIKQPNKQEAEEKPKKPPPPSKIALKPEVPSSDKKPQLPRPDDRGDKMAPDHKPAKPAAPLVPPKKPIPPPGKGLQRPQSVTGHPKRAEKLLTPSPSTKHNGEVAAPARPKPDVEPTLPSKPKALSGEWVEKNAETGDLMSFDDVSALSEKLSHPTANRPKIPGRRPPSQFSGGHSPSKETSDKVQKVEEDGPSVPKSSDVSKPQPPGPTPSPPVLGRAAESRPRAGGEEEKAAELQELRGQMKDLLLTVELLRTQQTRELEELRSELEEEREKRVLLQMEIENIKKMVQST; this is encoded by the exons ATGG tcgaggtggtggtggagtacGAATATGAGGCCCAACACGAGGACGAGCTCACCCTCCGGCTGGGGGACGTCATAAAGAACGTGCGGCGGCTCGACGAGGACGGCTGGATGGAGGGAGACCTGAACGGCAGGAGGGGCGTCTTTCCCGACAACTTTGTCAAG GAGTTGAGGAGGGACTCCCGAGAGGACGCCAAGGAGCCCAAGGAGGCGAGAGAGGAGTCCCCCATCACCCGGCGGGCGTCGGGCAACGTCGCCAGCCTGGTGCAGAGGATCAGCACGTACGGGATCCCCGCCGGGGGCTTCCAGCCGCACTCCCAGCCCAGAGGCTCCAAAAAGA AGGGTAAAAAGCGGCAGTGCCGGGTGCATTTCGAGTACCTGCCCCAGAACGAGGACGAGCTGGAGCTGAAGGTCGGGGACGTTATAGAAGTCGCCGAGGAG GTGGAGGAAGGCTGGTGGAGTGGAAGCATGAACGGGAAGTTTGGACTTTTCCCCTCCAACTTTGTGAAAGAAATGGAGCCCGGTGAGGACGCCGAGAGCCCCGATGTAAGCGATGAGCCAG acaacAGCGCTTCTACCACTCCTACCTCGCCCCACCCGGGCAACGGGGTCATCGCTCAGCCCAAAAAGGTCAAGGGGGTCGGTTTCGGCGACATATTCAGCCAGGGCTCGGTCAAGTTAAAACCCCGGACGCCCTCGGAAGccgaggagaagaaggagaaa CCAATCCCATCATTACCATCAGGCGCAAAGCCCGTCCTCCCCAACCCGACAGAGTCCCCTAAAGTAGAGGGGGAGAGCAGAGCGAAAG CTAAAGAATTCTGTAAGGCCACTTATCCTTACGAAGCCACTAACCAGGACGAGTTGGATTTTAAAGAGGGAGACGTCATTCACATCCTCAGCAAG GACACCGGGGAGGTGGGCTGGTGGAAAGGAGAAATCGGTGGCAGAGAGGGAGTCTTCCCTGACAACTTTGTGGCTCTGATTTCTGATGCTGACAAGGAG GCAGCGACAAAAGGCTCAATAAAGCAGCCTAACAAGCAGGAAGCTGAGGAG AAGCCTAAAAAGCCACCTCCGCCATCTAAAATAG CCCTCAAGCCAGAGGTCCCGAGTTCGGACAAGAAGCCGCAGCTGCCCAGGCCCGACGATAGAG GTGACAAAATGGCACCAGATCACAAACCAGCCAAGCCTGCTGCCCCTCTGGTCCCGCCCAAGAAGCCCATCCCACCACCTGGCAAGGGGCTTCAGCGTCCGCAGAGCGTCACGGGACACCCCAAACGTGCAGAAAAGTTGCTAACCCCATCCCCCTCCACCAA GCACAACGGAGAGGTGGCCGCGCCCGCGCGACCAAAGCCTGACGTTGAACCAACGTTACCCAGCAAACCAAAAGCGCTGTCTGGAGAGTGGGTGGAGAAAAACGCCGAAACAG GTGATCTCATGAGCTTTGACGATGTCTCCGCTCTCTCTGAGAAGCTCAGCCATCCCACTGCAAACAGACCAAAGATTCCTGGCCGAAGGCCACCCAGCCAGTTCAGTGGAGGTCATTCA CCGAGCAAGGAGACGAGCGATAAAGTTCAGAAGGTGGAGGAAGACGGGCCGTCCGTGCCGAAGTCCTCCGACGTTTCCAAG CCTCAGCCGCCGGGGCCGACGCCCTCGCCGCCCGTCCTCGGCAGAGCGGCCGAGTCCAGGCCCAGAGCCGgcggggaggaggagaaggcggCCGAGCTGCAGGAGCTCAGGGGCCAGATGAAGGACCTGCTCCTGACGGTGGAGCTGCTGCGCACCCAGCAGAC gagggagctggaggagctgaggagcgagctggaggaggagcgggaGAAGCGGGTTCTCCTGCAG ATGGAAATAGAGAACATAAAGAAGATGGTGCAGTCGACGTGA
- the cd2ap gene encoding CD2-associated protein isoform X2, with amino-acid sequence MELRRDSREDAKEPKEAREESPITRRASGNVASLVQRISTYGIPAGGFQPHSQPRGSKKKGKKRQCRVHFEYLPQNEDELELKVGDVIEVAEEVEEGWWSGSMNGKFGLFPSNFVKEMEPGEDAESPDVSDEPDNSASTTPTSPHPGNGVIAQPKKVKGVGFGDIFSQGSVKLKPRTPSEAEEKKEKPIPSLPSGAKPVLPNPTESPKVEGESRAKAKEFCKATYPYEATNQDELDFKEGDVIHILSKDTGEVGWWKGEIGGREGVFPDNFVALISDADKEAATKGSIKQPNKQEAEEKPKKPPPPSKIALKPEVPSSDKKPQLPRPDDRGDKMAPDHKPAKPAAPLVPPKKPIPPPGKGLQRPQSVTGHPKRAEKLLTPSPSTKHNGEVAAPARPKPDVEPTLPSKPKALSGEWVEKNAETGDLMSFDDVSALSEKLSHPTANRPKIPGRRPPSQFSGGHSPSKETSDKVQKVEEDGPSVPKSSDVSKPQPPGPTPSPPVLGRAAESRPRAGGEEEKAAELQELRGQMKDLLLTVELLRTQQTRELEELRSELEEEREKRVLLQMEIENIKKMVQST; translated from the exons ATG GAGTTGAGGAGGGACTCCCGAGAGGACGCCAAGGAGCCCAAGGAGGCGAGAGAGGAGTCCCCCATCACCCGGCGGGCGTCGGGCAACGTCGCCAGCCTGGTGCAGAGGATCAGCACGTACGGGATCCCCGCCGGGGGCTTCCAGCCGCACTCCCAGCCCAGAGGCTCCAAAAAGA AGGGTAAAAAGCGGCAGTGCCGGGTGCATTTCGAGTACCTGCCCCAGAACGAGGACGAGCTGGAGCTGAAGGTCGGGGACGTTATAGAAGTCGCCGAGGAG GTGGAGGAAGGCTGGTGGAGTGGAAGCATGAACGGGAAGTTTGGACTTTTCCCCTCCAACTTTGTGAAAGAAATGGAGCCCGGTGAGGACGCCGAGAGCCCCGATGTAAGCGATGAGCCAG acaacAGCGCTTCTACCACTCCTACCTCGCCCCACCCGGGCAACGGGGTCATCGCTCAGCCCAAAAAGGTCAAGGGGGTCGGTTTCGGCGACATATTCAGCCAGGGCTCGGTCAAGTTAAAACCCCGGACGCCCTCGGAAGccgaggagaagaaggagaaa CCAATCCCATCATTACCATCAGGCGCAAAGCCCGTCCTCCCCAACCCGACAGAGTCCCCTAAAGTAGAGGGGGAGAGCAGAGCGAAAG CTAAAGAATTCTGTAAGGCCACTTATCCTTACGAAGCCACTAACCAGGACGAGTTGGATTTTAAAGAGGGAGACGTCATTCACATCCTCAGCAAG GACACCGGGGAGGTGGGCTGGTGGAAAGGAGAAATCGGTGGCAGAGAGGGAGTCTTCCCTGACAACTTTGTGGCTCTGATTTCTGATGCTGACAAGGAG GCAGCGACAAAAGGCTCAATAAAGCAGCCTAACAAGCAGGAAGCTGAGGAG AAGCCTAAAAAGCCACCTCCGCCATCTAAAATAG CCCTCAAGCCAGAGGTCCCGAGTTCGGACAAGAAGCCGCAGCTGCCCAGGCCCGACGATAGAG GTGACAAAATGGCACCAGATCACAAACCAGCCAAGCCTGCTGCCCCTCTGGTCCCGCCCAAGAAGCCCATCCCACCACCTGGCAAGGGGCTTCAGCGTCCGCAGAGCGTCACGGGACACCCCAAACGTGCAGAAAAGTTGCTAACCCCATCCCCCTCCACCAA GCACAACGGAGAGGTGGCCGCGCCCGCGCGACCAAAGCCTGACGTTGAACCAACGTTACCCAGCAAACCAAAAGCGCTGTCTGGAGAGTGGGTGGAGAAAAACGCCGAAACAG GTGATCTCATGAGCTTTGACGATGTCTCCGCTCTCTCTGAGAAGCTCAGCCATCCCACTGCAAACAGACCAAAGATTCCTGGCCGAAGGCCACCCAGCCAGTTCAGTGGAGGTCATTCA CCGAGCAAGGAGACGAGCGATAAAGTTCAGAAGGTGGAGGAAGACGGGCCGTCCGTGCCGAAGTCCTCCGACGTTTCCAAG CCTCAGCCGCCGGGGCCGACGCCCTCGCCGCCCGTCCTCGGCAGAGCGGCCGAGTCCAGGCCCAGAGCCGgcggggaggaggagaaggcggCCGAGCTGCAGGAGCTCAGGGGCCAGATGAAGGACCTGCTCCTGACGGTGGAGCTGCTGCGCACCCAGCAGAC gagggagctggaggagctgaggagcgagctggaggaggagcgggaGAAGCGGGTTCTCCTGCAG ATGGAAATAGAGAACATAAAGAAGATGGTGCAGTCGACGTGA
- the LOC114763853 gene encoding tumor necrosis factor receptor superfamily member 21-like: MSKIFVCVMLLSALVGGGAAQATEALSPRHYHHVDPGTGSQLVCDKCPAGTHVSRHCTESSVRECSRCAEGAYTRGENGVEQCHRCRRRCTPPFVEKVPCTSTSDRVCACPPGTFVRADTCQRHARCPEGQGVKKRGSETEDVRCRPCPRGTFSDVASDVLRCRTHANCSAQGLVLLAPGTDKADSLCGPGPAHLPAEEEPTPPAPPSAGAAPQDPSDPELSLSSLAAPRPSGDLDGDAGATEEPGRRPPPARRPANASEVQQPPANQEAEGRGQAPGYRPTRRGAPKPSMNQRFDINEHLPWMIVLLLLLVLVVIVVCSVKRSSRVLKKGPRQDPSSIVEKALHKKPCTPTQVRERWIYYSNGQRLDILKLVAAQIGSQWVDMYKSLASATEREVAAFSNGYSADHERAYAALQHWTIRDCDANLAKLINALHRHRRIDVVEKIRLVMEDNPQFDLTQLMTSVNVSQCLSPSHKPLESPGAAADKSPVDRTRGFFVDESEPLLRCDSTSSKDSALSRTGSFITKEKKDTVLRQVRLDPCDLQPIFDDMLHILNPDELHVIDEIPMAEDKLDRLFEIAGVKSQEASQTLLDSVYSHLPDLL; this comes from the exons ATGTCGAAGATCTTCGTGTGCGTTATG CTGCTGTCCGCCCTGGTCGGCGGCGGCGCCGCCCAGGCCACCGAGGCCCTGTCCCCCCGCCACTACCACCACGTGGACCCCGGCACCGGCAGCCAGCTGGTGTGCGACAAGTGCCCGGCGGGGACGCACGTCTCCCGGCACTGCACCGAGAGCAGCGTGCGGGAGTGCAGCCGCTGCGCCGAGGGCGCCTACACGCGCGGCGAGAACGGCGTGGAGCAGTGCCACCGCTGCCGGCGCCGCTGCACGCCGCCATTCGTCGAGAAGGTGCCCTGCACGTCCACCTCAGACCGCGTCTGCGCCTGCCCGCCGGGCACCTTCGTCCGCGCCGACACGTGCCAACGCCACGCCCGGTGTCCCGAGGGCCAAGGGGTGAAGAAGCGCGGCAGCGAGACGGAGGACGTGCGCTGCAGGCCCTGCCCGAGGGGCACCTTCTCCGACGTGGCCTCGGACGTGCTGAGGTGCAGGACTCACGCCAACTGCTCGGCCCAGGGCCTGGTCCTCCTGGCGCCGGGCACCGACAAGGCCGACAGTCTTTGCGGCCCCGGACCCGCCCACCTGCCCGCCGAGGAAGAGCCGACGCCGCCCGCGCCGCCATCTGCTGGAGCGGCACCACAAG ACCCCTCGGACCCCGAACTCTCCCTGAGCAGCCTGGCGGCCCCACGGCCCTCGGGGGACCTCGACGGCGATGCGGGCGCCACCGAGGAGCCCGGACGGAGGCCGCCCCCCGCCCGCCGCCCGGCCAACGCCAGCGAGGTCCAGCAGCCGCCGGCCAACCAGGAGGCGGAGGGCAGAGGCCAGGCCCCGGGGTACCGGCCCACCCGGCGCGGGGCCCCCAAGCCCAGCATGAACCAGCGCTTCGACATCAACGAGCACCTGCCGTGGATGatcgtgctgctgctgctgctggtgctggtggtgatcGTGGTGTGCAGCGTGAAGCGGAGCTCGCGGGTGCTGAAGAAGGGCCCGCGGCAGGACCCCAGCAGCATCGTGGAGAAGGCCCTCCACAAGAAGCCCTGCACCCCCACGCAGGTGCGAGAGAGGTGGATCTACTACTCCAACGGGCAGA GGCTGGACATCCTGAAGCTGGTGGCGGCCCAGATCGGCAGCCAGTGGGTGGACATGTACAAGTCCCTGGCCAGTGCCACGGAGCGGGAGGTGGCGGCCTTCTCCAACGGCTACTCGGCGGACCACGAGCGGGCCTACGCCGCGCTCCAGCACTGGACCATCCGCGACTGCGACGCCAACCTGGCCAAGCTCATCAACGCGCTGCACCGCCACCGCCGCATCGACGTGGTGGAGAAGATCCGTCTCGTCATGGAAGACAATCCTCAG TTCGACCTGACCCAGCTGATGACCTCTGTGAATGTATCCCAATGCCTCAGCCCAAGCCATAAGCCTTTAGAGTCGCCGGGCGCGGCTGCGGACAAGTCGCCAGTGGACCGGACCAGGGGCTTCTTCGTCGACGAATCGGAGCCGCTGCTGCGGTGTGACTCCACCTCCAGCAAGGACTCCGCCCTCAGCAGGACCGGCTCTTTCATTACCAAAG AGAAGAAGGACACCGTGCTGAGGCAGGTGCGGCTGGACCCCTGCGACCTGCAGCCCATCTTCGATGACATGCTGCACATCCTGAACCCGGACGAGCTTCACGTCATCGACGAGATTCCCATGGCAGAGGACAAGCTGGACCGCCTCTTCGAGATCGCGGGCGTCAAGAGCCAGGAGGCCAGCCAGACGCTGCTGGACTCCGTCTACAGCCACCTGCCGGACCTCCTGTAG